Proteins encoded in a region of the Mercenaria mercenaria strain notata chromosome 1, MADL_Memer_1, whole genome shotgun sequence genome:
- the LOC128547428 gene encoding toll-like receptor 1 has product MKKSKFVAYYYCLIQLVVTYELPADCNFLNTVLTCQRSIPSEIPARTQTVYIKDYDNGNIGQGRFSHSSWRSVKRFDINANIEISLYIKDFVFLGLENMTTLGIHARKGNIVDDKAFVGVDLVEKLDLSNMIALESETLIKPLLYDDVLPNLRVLILENVNTEENNFNFNLSRSFVHIIQSKNITEISLRGTNLLIENNANAISTEVHILDVSNVSFSFTKGFKWDIMFPHLKTLNISSPITRYFSNMRYANTVNSVSCDYESLPLITLEKLYANFYYRDKEVYVNNVTIDMSAPCFQVMKFEVIHLRGNKLPFLNATVHLPANFSLYELDLSLNSMTFLSATVLKDMVNLNNLYLGGNLLYSMTSHPDFKILFKPLHRLKRLSLAYNQITYIPVQTFLHNLNLEWLDLQGNYLMSTSFLHLQMSNLNFLNISYNRIAYLTGDDLMKLKIIATGNGSKLPEVMMNDNPFECSCETVDFIEMIRTTILNNTRQYICNFEKETTPINDKSVAKAKFLCIRAIVYTISSVISVLVVLSLFIMFFLTLRYFRKKRQVTKLQTFLRKFNKNQLRENFLCLMSYSDSDANVSNQLFIRLEALLKDIAKYEGEAICVDFKHFRAGKSIVEEIMRCMSESLVAVFVVSEAFCRSDWCCLEVKEAYEQQKPIILIFVEEVSEESMTIYIRNIFHRYSRGKLVATENGEIDFKPGGLKGLCNSIILLGSEVEQPTDETQV; this is encoded by the coding sequence ATgaagaaatcaaaatttgttgCTTACTATTATTGCTTGATACAGTTGGTTGTAACATATGAACTTCCGGCTGATTGTAATTTCTTAAATACCGTTCTCACCTGTCAGCGATCAATACCAAGTGAAATTCCAGCTAGAACACAAACTGTTTACATCAAGGATTACGATAACGGCAATATAGGACAAGGAAGATTTTCACATTCCAGCTGGAGATCAGTTAAACGGTTTGATATTAATGCCAACATTGAAATATCTCTCTACATCAAAGATTTTGTATTTCTGGGGTTAGAAAACATGACAACACTTGGAATCCATGCCAGGAAGGGAAATATTGTAGATGACAAAGCTTTTGTTGGAGTTGATCTTGTAGAAAAATTGGACCTTTCTAATATGATAGCTCTAGAATCGGAAACGCTTATAAAACCGTTATTATATGATGATGTGTTGCCAAATCTTCGTGTACTAATCTTAGAGAATGTGAATACggaagaaaacaattttaatttcaaccTTTCACGAAGTTTCGTGCACATAATACAGtcgaaaaatataacagaaattagTTTAAGAGGTACTAACCTTCTTATAGAAAATAATGCAAATGCCATTTCAACTGAGGTGCATATTCTAGATGTTTCGAACGTAAGTTTTTCATTTACAAAAGGGTTTAAATGGGACATTATGTTTCCacatttgaaaacattgaatatttcTAGTCCCATTACcagatatttttcaaacatgCGTTATGCCAACACAGTTAATAGTGTAAGCTGTGACTATGAAAGCCTACCGTTAATAACACTGGAGAAACTTTACGCAAACTTCTATTACCGTGATAAAGAGGTTTATGTCAACAATGTTACTATTGACATGTCTGCACCGTGCTTTCAAGTGATGAAGTTTGAAGTTATACACCTTCGAGGAAACAAGTTAcctttcctgaatgcaacagttCATCTTCCTGCAAACTTCTCCTTATATGAACTTGATTTATCCTTGAATAGCATGACATTTTTATCTGCAACTGTTTTGAAAGACATGGTCAACCTCAACAATTTGTATCTTGGTGGAAATTTATTGTACAGCATGACAAGTCATCCTGATTTTAAAATCCTTTTCAAGCCCTTGCATAGGCTTAAAAGATTATCTCTTGCCTACAATCAGATAACATATATTCCTGTACAGACATTTCTTCATAATTTAAATCTAGAATGGCTTGATTTGCAAGGAAACTATTTGATGTCTACATCATTTTTGCATTTACAAATGTCAAATTTGAACTTTCTCAATATATCTTACAATAGAATCGCATACCTCACTGGTGATGATTTAATGAAACTAAAGATAATAGCAACCGGAAACGGAAGTAAACTGCCAGAAGTTATGATGAATGACAATCCCTTTGAATGCTCATGTGAAACTGTTGACTTTATAGAAATGATTCGTACAACAATTTTGAATAACACCCGGCAATATATATGCAATTTCGAAAAAGAAACGACACCAATCAATGACAAGAGCGTAGCAAAAGCGAAATTTCTATGTATCAGAGCAATTGTTTATACCATTTCTTCAGTTATATCTGTGTTGGTAGTTCTGTCATTATTCATAatgttctttttaactttgcgtTACTTTCGTAAAAAGCGACAAGTAACCAAATTACAAACTTTCCTTCGAAAGTTCAACAAAAATCAGCTACGCGAAAATTTCCTCTGCTTAATGTCGTATAGTGACAGCGATGCGAATGTTTCAAATCAATTATTTATACGTTTAGAGGCCTTATTAAAGGATATTGCCAAGTACGAAGGTGAAGCTATATGTgttgattttaaacattttcgagCAGGTAAATCTATTGTTGAAGAAATTATGAGATGTATGTCTGAATCACTTGTTGCAGTATTTGTAGTGTCTGAGGCCTTTTGTCGAAGTGACTGGTGTTGTTTAGAAGTCAAAGAAGCATACGAACAACAAAAACCAATTATTCTTATCTTCGTTGAAGAGGTATCAGAAGAAAGTATGACGATTTATATCAGAAACATATTTCACCGTTATAGTCGGGGTAAGCTTGTTGCGACAGAAAACGGTGAAATAGACTTCAAGCCTGGTGGCCTTAAAGGACTTTGCAATTCAATTATCTTGTTAGGCAGTGAAGTCGAGCAGCCAACGGATGAGACTCAAGTATAA